A single Pedobacter sp. PACM 27299 DNA region contains:
- a CDS encoding GLPGLI family protein, with protein MKSTLITLLLLLGYMSQVPAQNVRFATTGQIDFEKKINMYAIIKKTINKDNEGYMQAAFDQYKKNQPQFKILKSTLAFSNDQTLFSPLEDTQKDANGFWGSDPNVVQNNIIFSNLSSQTFITQKKVYEETFLVKDSLRKINWKLTSETREIAGYECRRANAIIMDSIYVVAFYTDKIPVSGGPESFNGLPGMILGVALPHENSSWFATSVKDRPVTAAELKAPIKGKTMNTKGLNDTLNGVMKRWGNYAQAVLKALTL; from the coding sequence ATGAAAAGCACTTTAATTACCCTCCTTTTACTGCTTGGCTATATGAGCCAGGTACCTGCACAAAATGTACGGTTTGCGACTACTGGCCAGATCGATTTTGAAAAGAAAATCAACATGTATGCCATCATCAAAAAAACCATTAACAAAGACAATGAAGGTTACATGCAGGCTGCTTTTGACCAGTACAAGAAGAACCAGCCGCAGTTCAAAATCCTGAAAAGCACCCTTGCATTCTCCAATGATCAGACGCTGTTTAGCCCTTTGGAGGATACTCAAAAAGACGCGAACGGGTTTTGGGGCAGCGATCCGAATGTGGTACAGAATAACATTATTTTTTCAAATTTATCCAGCCAGACCTTCATCACCCAGAAAAAGGTCTATGAAGAAACCTTCCTGGTCAAAGACAGTTTAAGAAAAATCAATTGGAAGCTCACTTCTGAGACCCGGGAAATTGCCGGATATGAATGCCGAAGAGCCAATGCCATCATCATGGATTCTATCTATGTGGTGGCCTTTTACACGGATAAGATCCCTGTTTCCGGTGGTCCGGAGTCTTTCAATGGATTACCGGGCATGATTTTGGGCGTTGCCTTGCCGCATGAGAACTCCAGCTGGTTTGCCACCAGTGTCAAAGACAGACCTGTTACCGCAGCCGAACTAAAAGCACCGATAAAAGGTAAAACTATGAATACGAAAGGCCTAAATGACACGCTGAATGGCGTCATGAAAAGGTGGGGCAATTATGCACAAGCCGTGCTTAAAGCACTTACGCTTTAA
- a CDS encoding response regulator transcription factor, with protein sequence MKKILLVEDDPNLGLLLQDYLQLKGKFEVVLCVDGEEGLKAFSKQEFDLCILDVMMPKKDGFTLGKEIRKINQQVPIIFATAKAMMEDKASAYDLGGDDYITKPFRIEELLLRINALLKRVSTKEVAEVAPVETQFQIGDYTFDYTTQLIHYKGQQQKLSTKEAELLQLLCLKKNAVLTREEALLSIWHDDNYFNGRSMDVFLSKLRKYLREDPKVEILNVHGKGYKLLVN encoded by the coding sequence ATGAAAAAAATTCTGTTGGTAGAAGATGATCCGAATCTGGGTTTACTTTTGCAAGATTACCTGCAATTGAAAGGGAAATTTGAAGTGGTACTCTGTGTAGATGGAGAAGAAGGCCTGAAAGCTTTTTCAAAGCAGGAATTTGACCTTTGCATTCTGGATGTCATGATGCCCAAGAAAGATGGTTTCACGCTTGGAAAAGAAATCAGAAAGATCAACCAGCAGGTTCCGATTATCTTTGCCACGGCAAAAGCCATGATGGAAGATAAAGCTTCTGCTTACGACCTTGGGGGCGATGATTACATCACTAAACCCTTTCGTATCGAAGAGTTGCTGCTGCGCATCAATGCCCTGTTGAAAAGAGTAAGTACCAAGGAAGTGGCAGAAGTAGCTCCGGTAGAAACACAGTTTCAAATTGGCGATTATACCTTCGATTATACCACTCAGCTGATTCATTATAAAGGACAGCAGCAAAAACTCAGCACCAAAGAGGCCGAATTGCTGCAGCTGCTCTGCTTAAAGAAAAATGCAGTACTCACCAGGGAAGAGGCATTACTCAGCATCTGGCATGACGACAATTATTTTAACGGCCGCAGTATGGACGTGTTCCTGAGCAAACTAAGGAAGTACCTTAGGGAAGACCCTAAGGTAGAAATCCTGAATGTGCATGGAAAAGGGTATAAATTATTAGTCAATTAA
- a CDS encoding ATP-binding protein, translating into MKRRSLWLITALMTIALLGVFVMQLYYIREAYALKSQLFEQDVSQALNAVVNKVQKRYAATHLNKKEDQLKEEREAELRDKAQILVDFKEQHKLKEEHRKLEQQKKIIADLNMQDSVIRNNYLRPMIITEKEYLSMSTLDDDKKSPLQVDMNFGVDKAGNVITANVNQTYIPEKAQTFKVSTDKLPDSIRYLAFNPFSKKPLLITLPRVSPEMAAKFRSQDEIENEKFQRAFKDLLTDTVIIKLNSLNYLEDVAKEMRQENVPIDERVPRDVLDTLIKTELLNRNIKLDYDFWVKLANKDSVLYRKVSNESIVPAPANIHKVTLFSNDIFRDPGMLYITFPKEDSLIFSNLSVTMATSAALLLVLVFIFAYTIYTILKQKKISEMKTDFINNMTHEFKTPVATIMIASEALKDPEITEDKTRVKRLAGIIYDENVRLGNHIERVLSIARLEKKELKLEETILNINELILVVVDSMDLQLQKKGTQLQLNLDAQPPLIYADELHLSNVIYNLIDNANKYSLGVPKITISTRISHKNLIIEVADEGIGMSTEETKRIFDQFYRVPTGNLHDVKGFGLGLNYVQDIIEQMNGKIKVHSEKDKGTVFEIILPLNRN; encoded by the coding sequence ATGAAAAGAAGAAGCCTTTGGTTGATCACCGCTCTAATGACCATAGCTTTGCTTGGCGTCTTTGTAATGCAGCTGTATTACATCAGGGAGGCGTATGCCCTAAAATCTCAGCTTTTTGAACAGGATGTCAGTCAGGCCTTGAATGCAGTCGTAAACAAAGTGCAGAAAAGATATGCCGCCACACACCTGAATAAAAAAGAAGACCAGCTGAAGGAAGAGCGGGAAGCAGAGCTGCGAGACAAAGCACAGATCCTGGTGGATTTCAAAGAGCAGCATAAGCTGAAAGAGGAACACCGAAAACTGGAGCAGCAGAAAAAAATCATTGCCGATCTGAACATGCAGGACAGTGTGATCCGCAACAATTACCTGCGCCCAATGATCATCACTGAAAAGGAATACCTGTCGATGTCTACGCTGGACGACGATAAGAAATCTCCTTTGCAGGTAGACATGAATTTTGGGGTGGACAAAGCCGGAAATGTGATTACCGCAAATGTCAATCAAACCTATATCCCTGAAAAAGCGCAGACTTTTAAGGTTTCAACAGATAAACTGCCTGATAGTATCCGCTACCTGGCCTTTAATCCTTTTAGTAAAAAACCACTCCTCATCACCTTACCGCGAGTTTCGCCGGAAATGGCTGCCAAATTCAGAAGCCAGGATGAGATTGAAAATGAAAAATTTCAAAGGGCTTTTAAAGATCTCTTAACAGATACCGTGATCATCAAACTCAATAGCCTCAACTATCTGGAAGATGTAGCGAAGGAAATGCGTCAGGAAAATGTGCCGATTGATGAGCGGGTGCCCAGAGATGTACTGGATACGCTGATCAAAACGGAACTCCTCAACAGAAATATTAAGCTCGATTATGATTTCTGGGTGAAACTGGCGAATAAAGATTCCGTGCTCTATCGCAAGGTATCCAATGAAAGTATTGTGCCTGCTCCAGCCAATATTCATAAGGTAACGCTGTTTAGCAATGATATCTTCAGAGATCCAGGAATGTTATACATTACCTTTCCCAAAGAGGACTCTTTGATCTTTAGCAACCTGAGCGTGACCATGGCCACTTCTGCTGCATTGTTACTCGTACTGGTGTTCATTTTTGCCTATACCATCTATACGATTTTGAAGCAAAAGAAAATTTCGGAGATGAAAACGGATTTCATCAACAACATGACACATGAGTTCAAAACGCCGGTAGCTACTATTATGATTGCCAGTGAAGCCTTGAAAGATCCGGAAATCACTGAGGATAAAACCAGGGTGAAACGATTGGCAGGCATCATCTATGATGAAAATGTAAGATTGGGAAATCATATCGAAAGGGTATTGAGTATTGCCCGACTGGAGAAAAAAGAACTGAAACTGGAAGAAACTATTTTGAATATCAATGAACTGATCCTGGTGGTGGTAGACAGTATGGACCTGCAATTGCAAAAGAAAGGGACACAGCTGCAGCTGAACCTTGATGCCCAGCCTCCCTTGATTTATGCCGATGAATTGCACCTTTCCAATGTGATTTACAACCTGATAGACAATGCGAATAAATACAGTCTGGGGGTCCCTAAAATCACAATCAGTACTAGGATTAGCCATAAAAATCTTATTATTGAAGTCGCTGATGAAGGAATTGGCATGAGTACTGAAGAGACCAAACGTATTTTTGATCAGTTCTATAGAGTGCCCACCGGAAATTTACATGATGTAAAAGGATTTGGCTTAGGCCTGAATTATGTCCAGGACATCATCGAACAGATGAATGGGAAAATCAAAGTGCATAGTGAAAAAGACAAAGGCACTGTCTTTGAAATTATCCTTCCCTTAAACCGTAATTAA
- a CDS encoding DUF3127 domain-containing protein has translation MEIKGKVHEIGALQQVSETFKKRDLIIEYAENPTYPEYIRFEALQDKTALFDSLKTGDDVEVSFNLRGRPWTDKTGKTSYFNSLVVWRINALTPGAAAATPAYAPPADLNNAPGEEDDLPF, from the coding sequence ATGGAAATAAAAGGAAAAGTGCATGAAATTGGTGCATTACAACAGGTGAGTGAGACTTTTAAGAAACGTGACCTGATTATAGAATACGCAGAAAATCCTACTTATCCAGAGTACATCAGATTTGAAGCTTTACAAGATAAAACGGCTTTATTCGACAGCTTAAAAACTGGTGATGATGTGGAGGTTTCTTTTAACTTACGCGGTCGTCCATGGACTGATAAAACAGGAAAAACATCATATTTCAATAGTCTGGTAGTATGGCGTATCAATGCCTTAACTCCAGGAGCTGCGGCGGCAACGCCAGCTTATGCTCCGCCAGCAGATTTGAACAATGCTCCAGGTGAGGAAGATGATCTTCCTTTCTAA
- a CDS encoding THUMP domain-containing class I SAM-dependent RNA methyltransferase, which yields MQVFHTKSKVILTCNKRLSPYLQEEVKALGYTIVRDFPTGVELNITLTECIKLNLNLRCASQILYCLKSFKANNPEELYRELVDMEWESLIDFSGYFSVTSNVDNPTITTPLFANLKVKDAIVDRIKDKKGIRPNSGSDANKAVVHLYWKDSEADIFLDTSGETLAKHGYRKIPGKAPMLEALAAGVIMSTQWDQKSPFVNPMCGSGTLAIEAALLATNRRPGLFRMNYGFMHILGYDEEVFFAERRILKEQVIKNIDLTIIATDISEDAVEVSRKNAQTAGVDTLITFEVCDFAETKVPEGGKGVVVFNPEYGERLGVHSVLEATYKRVGDFMKQECKGYFGYIFTGNPDLAKKIGLKATKKIEFYNGKLDCRMLEYELYDGTRRADPKEITE from the coding sequence ATGCAAGTTTTCCACACAAAAAGCAAGGTTATCTTAACCTGCAACAAGCGATTATCGCCATATCTACAGGAAGAGGTTAAAGCCCTGGGCTACACCATTGTTAGGGATTTCCCTACAGGGGTAGAGTTAAATATAACCCTAACGGAATGCATCAAGTTGAATTTAAACCTGAGGTGTGCCAGTCAGATTTTATATTGCTTAAAAAGCTTCAAAGCCAATAACCCGGAAGAATTGTATCGGGAGCTGGTGGATATGGAGTGGGAATCGCTGATTGATTTCTCGGGATATTTCTCGGTGACTTCAAATGTGGATAACCCAACCATCACGACGCCACTTTTTGCCAATCTAAAAGTAAAAGACGCGATTGTTGACCGCATTAAAGACAAAAAAGGAATCCGTCCAAATTCAGGATCGGATGCCAATAAAGCAGTGGTACATTTATACTGGAAAGACAGTGAAGCAGACATCTTTTTGGACACTTCCGGAGAAACTTTAGCCAAACATGGTTACCGTAAGATCCCTGGAAAAGCACCGATGTTAGAAGCATTGGCCGCTGGTGTGATCATGAGTACCCAATGGGATCAAAAATCACCATTCGTGAATCCGATGTGCGGTTCAGGAACATTGGCAATTGAGGCTGCACTATTGGCCACTAACCGTCGCCCTGGATTGTTCCGTATGAACTACGGTTTCATGCACATCCTGGGTTATGATGAAGAAGTGTTCTTTGCGGAACGCCGGATTCTGAAAGAACAGGTGATTAAGAACATTGACCTGACGATTATTGCAACGGATATTTCCGAAGATGCTGTTGAAGTGAGCCGTAAGAATGCACAAACTGCCGGTGTGGATACCCTGATTACTTTTGAAGTTTGCGATTTCGCAGAAACGAAAGTTCCTGAAGGTGGAAAAGGCGTAGTGGTGTTCAATCCGGAATACGGAGAGCGTCTGGGTGTACACTCGGTACTGGAAGCTACTTATAAAAGAGTAGGTGATTTTATGAAACAGGAATGCAAAGGTTATTTCGGATATATCTTTACTGGTAATCCAGACCTTGCGAAGAAAATAGGCCTTAAAGCAACCAAAAAGATCGAATTTTACAATGGTAAACTGGATTGCCGCATGCTCGAATATGAGCTGTATGATGGTACCAGAAGAGCAGATCCAAAGGAAATAACAGAGTAA
- a CDS encoding helix-turn-helix domain-containing protein, which yields MNEQLEINVREIPTTIKKIRKIKSLTQEYLAAKLHISQNAYSKIELGHSKLTVERLCQIAGILDVKPNQLLYFKPAEFVEALRASG from the coding sequence ATGAATGAGCAACTCGAAATTAACGTTAGAGAGATTCCAACCACGATCAAAAAGATCAGGAAAATCAAATCCTTAACTCAGGAGTACCTAGCTGCAAAGCTCCACATCTCTCAAAATGCCTACAGTAAAATCGAACTGGGCCACAGTAAACTTACCGTAGAGCGATTGTGTCAGATCGCCGGCATTCTGGATGTCAAACCCAATCAACTTCTTTATTTTAAGCCCGCAGAATTCGTTGAAGCACTAAGAGCTTCCGGTTAA
- a CDS encoding HD domain-containing protein, giving the protein MNEILEQTIAFVKKTLAGAEAGHDWFHIERVYKNALLINQAEKGDELIVALAALLHDIADPKFNDGDEEIGPKMAGDFLTELGLSPAQILHVQQIIRNLSYKASLGTITFQSRELDIVQDADRLDAIGAIGIARAFTYGGYKNRVLYDPEIAPDLNMSKEVYKNSTAPTINHFYEKLLRLKALMKTNTGKEIAAQRHDFMLVYLDHFYKEWEGKI; this is encoded by the coding sequence ATGAATGAGATCCTGGAACAGACCATCGCCTTTGTTAAAAAAACTTTAGCAGGAGCAGAAGCCGGGCATGATTGGTTTCACATTGAACGTGTTTACAAGAATGCCCTGCTTATCAATCAGGCAGAAAAAGGGGACGAACTGATTGTGGCCCTTGCTGCATTGTTACATGACATTGCCGACCCAAAGTTTAACGATGGGGATGAAGAAATCGGCCCGAAAATGGCCGGAGATTTTCTGACGGAATTAGGTCTTAGCCCTGCACAGATCCTTCATGTTCAGCAAATCATCAGAAACCTCAGCTACAAAGCTAGTTTGGGCACCATCACTTTCCAATCCAGGGAACTGGATATTGTACAGGATGCCGACCGTCTGGACGCCATTGGTGCCATTGGTATCGCCCGAGCCTTCACCTATGGGGGTTATAAAAACAGGGTATTATACGATCCGGAGATTGCGCCAGACCTGAACATGAGCAAGGAAGTTTATAAAAATTCAACCGCTCCCACCATCAATCATTTTTATGAGAAGCTATTGAGGTTGAAAGCCCTTATGAAAACCAATACCGGAAAAGAAATTGCCGCACAGCGCCATGATTTTATGCTGGTTTATCTGGATCATTTCTATAAAGAGTGGGAAGGAAAGATTTAA
- a CDS encoding sensor histidine kinase has translation MKLSVLVLIAAFAVGLSIGLVNFYFQQSWYFMAISFGVAFMTSFIVFYYLLEKYIYSKIVLIYKMIHNLKLGKDLKDALGEYVSSDPINDVEHEVKEWAGAKKREIDILKKQEQFRREFLSNVSHEFKTPLFAVQGYIETLQDCLLDDPEMAQKFLKKAENNVERLSYLINDLDSISKLESGEIPINYTKFDFVLLAKEVMEGLEDKAKKKNITISFKDKYTHPAYVNADREKIRQVMINLIQNSIKYGKENGSTAIKIFELHDQYLIEVTDDGIGIEEKHLPRLFERFYRIDSHRSRQEGGTGLGLAIVKHILEAHQQIISVRSTLQIGTTFAFTLQKIG, from the coding sequence ATGAAGTTGAGCGTACTCGTTTTAATTGCTGCATTTGCAGTAGGTCTTTCTATAGGCTTGGTGAATTTCTATTTCCAACAGAGCTGGTATTTTATGGCCATATCTTTTGGGGTGGCTTTTATGACCAGTTTCATCGTATTTTACTACCTGCTGGAGAAATACATCTATTCTAAAATCGTGCTGATCTACAAGATGATCCACAATTTAAAATTGGGAAAAGACTTAAAAGATGCACTTGGAGAATATGTGAGCAGCGACCCCATCAATGATGTGGAACATGAAGTAAAAGAATGGGCAGGCGCAAAAAAACGCGAGATCGACATCCTGAAAAAACAGGAACAGTTCAGAAGAGAGTTTTTATCGAATGTGTCCCATGAGTTTAAAACTCCCCTGTTTGCCGTACAAGGTTATATAGAGACTTTACAGGACTGCCTGCTGGATGATCCGGAAATGGCGCAGAAGTTCCTAAAAAAGGCGGAAAACAATGTAGAACGCTTAAGTTACCTGATCAATGACCTGGACTCTATCTCTAAATTAGAATCCGGGGAAATTCCGATCAATTATACCAAGTTTGATTTTGTGCTGCTGGCTAAAGAAGTAATGGAAGGCCTGGAAGACAAAGCAAAGAAAAAAAACATCACCATCTCCTTCAAGGACAAATATACCCATCCGGCTTATGTGAATGCTGATAGGGAAAAAATCCGTCAGGTGATGATCAACCTGATTCAGAATTCCATCAAATACGGGAAGGAAAACGGCTCTACGGCCATAAAAATCTTCGAACTTCATGACCAATACCTGATTGAAGTAACCGATGATGGAATTGGAATTGAGGAAAAACACCTCCCTCGTTTGTTCGAACGTTTCTACCGGATTGATTCTCACAGGTCTAGACAGGAAGGCGGTACCGGACTTGGCCTTGCCATCGTAAAGCATATCCTGGAGGCCCATCAACAGATTATTTCCGTAAGAAGTACTTTACAAATCGGGACCACTTTTGCCTTTACCCTGCAAAAGATTGGTTAA
- a CDS encoding DUF47 domain-containing protein produces the protein MNSIFKFFTPKDKKFQPLFEQAGSNVLKISEALLLALSATDLERRKEYIKEVERLEHVGDDITHSIFLELSKNFITPFDREDIHALASAVDDIADYIHASASNIELYNIVHIGDAMIKLAELLVEMCTDLDKAIKELRSFKNIRVIADACVRINSGENQADYVTNLAIARLFEFETNAIELIKQKEVLQTLEMATDKCEDAANVLESILVKNA, from the coding sequence ATGAATAGCATTTTTAAGTTCTTCACGCCAAAAGACAAAAAATTCCAGCCACTATTCGAGCAGGCAGGCAGCAATGTATTGAAAATTTCTGAAGCTCTATTGCTTGCCCTTAGCGCAACAGATCTGGAAAGAAGAAAAGAATACATCAAAGAAGTAGAACGTTTAGAGCATGTTGGTGACGACATTACCCATTCGATCTTCTTAGAACTCAGCAAGAATTTCATTACCCCATTCGACAGGGAAGATATCCATGCATTAGCGAGTGCGGTTGATGATATTGCAGATTATATTCATGCTTCTGCAAGTAACATTGAACTTTACAACATTGTTCATATTGGTGATGCGATGATCAAACTAGCAGAATTGTTAGTAGAAATGTGTACCGATTTGGACAAAGCGATTAAAGAATTGAGAAGTTTCAAAAACATCCGCGTGATTGCTGATGCTTGTGTAAGAATCAATAGTGGTGAAAATCAAGCCGACTATGTGACGAACCTTGCGATTGCTCGTTTATTCGAATTTGAGACTAATGCAATTGAACTGATCAAACAAAAAGAAGTACTGCAGACCTTAGAAATGGCTACAGATAAATGTGAAGATGCAGCAAATGTGTTGGAATCTATTTTGGTAAAGAACGCTTAA
- a CDS encoding inorganic phosphate transporter — protein MVTTLLVVVIVLAIAFDYINGFHDAANSIATIVSTKVLSPFQAVLWAALFNFAAYFYFTDHKVANTIAKTVVENFITLEVILAGLLAAITWNLFTWWFGIPSSSSHTLIGGFAGAGMAKAFTLGVGVMEAINLAPILKVVAFIVLAPVIGMVISVIISIIILHISKNARPSVAEKWFKRLQLISSAALSFTHGGNDAQKVMGIIYVAMVAANVLKTGDTMPEWIPISCYAAIALGTMSGGWKIVKTMGSKITKVNAFEGVAAETAGAVTLGITEHFGIPVSTTHTITGSIVGVGLLKRVSAVRWGVTVSLLWAWVLTIPVSATLAAIVYSVIHLFF, from the coding sequence ATGGTAACTACCTTATTAGTCGTTGTAATTGTCCTGGCAATTGCCTTCGATTATATCAATGGCTTTCATGATGCAGCAAATTCTATTGCTACCATTGTATCTACGAAAGTATTATCACCTTTTCAGGCAGTATTATGGGCCGCGCTCTTCAATTTCGCTGCCTATTTTTATTTCACTGACCATAAAGTAGCCAACACCATTGCAAAGACGGTAGTGGAAAACTTTATTACTCTGGAAGTAATCCTGGCCGGCCTTCTTGCCGCCATCACCTGGAATCTTTTTACCTGGTGGTTCGGAATTCCTTCCAGTTCTTCACACACCCTGATCGGTGGATTTGCGGGTGCCGGTATGGCTAAAGCATTCACCTTAGGTGTGGGCGTAATGGAGGCTATTAACCTTGCTCCAATCCTGAAAGTAGTCGCGTTTATTGTGCTTGCTCCGGTAATTGGTATGGTAATCTCCGTGATTATATCTATTATTATCCTTCATATTTCCAAAAATGCACGCCCCTCTGTTGCAGAGAAATGGTTCAAAAGATTACAGCTGATCTCTTCTGCTGCCCTGAGTTTTACGCACGGTGGTAATGATGCTCAGAAAGTAATGGGTATCATTTACGTAGCGATGGTGGCTGCAAATGTCCTTAAAACTGGTGATACTATGCCAGAATGGATCCCAATCTCTTGTTATGCGGCAATCGCATTAGGAACCATGAGCGGTGGTTGGAAAATTGTGAAAACAATGGGTTCTAAAATTACTAAAGTGAATGCTTTTGAAGGGGTAGCCGCAGAAACTGCTGGTGCCGTGACTTTAGGAATCACTGAACATTTTGGTATCCCAGTATCTACCACACACACGATCACAGGTTCGATTGTTGGGGTAGGTTTATTGAAAAGAGTATCCGCGGTACGCTGGGGAGTAACTGTGAGCTTATTATGGGCATGGGTATTGACCATTCCAGTATCTGCTACGCTTGCTGCAATTGTATACAGTGTGATCCACCTTTTCTTTTAA
- a CDS encoding carboxypeptidase regulatory-like domain-containing protein, which translates to MNNDWLDIAVLEDYLDGKLDAKTMNRVEREALEDPFVAEALAGLSASPKRSLASISLLQKQLQERIADHQAEKKTKVITWQRLSIAATAAVMFISVSVVFWMKEVAQQNQLAKQGKEVEVNLNPAPGTVVPADQGALAKNKAAASAEVTAAGSPAATADAVDKEAVMTAAVQAAKTNSYAANTQKKTKAARNKELMSAPQSSDALSSNAAASDIISSNVVASPKMARAAENAYASPMAKSMRIRTVEVPMIQGKVISDVDGKPLSGVAVQAIPGAVGGVAITGINGEFKIPADSIGKVYTVVLSHPGYTPEQVVLRLNEPLGITLRKELSPVATAKPLVGWAKYEQYLQENNQLTKEGTLGATLEINFAIGKDGRPYDFKILRTFGAKYEKEAIRLISEGPKWELPADPKARLKLGVKF; encoded by the coding sequence GTGAATAACGATTGGTTAGATATAGCAGTTTTAGAAGATTACCTGGACGGTAAGCTCGATGCCAAAACCATGAATAGGGTGGAGCGGGAAGCGCTCGAAGATCCTTTCGTGGCAGAAGCGCTGGCCGGACTGAGTGCTTCGCCTAAACGCTCTTTGGCGTCGATCTCTTTACTGCAAAAACAATTGCAGGAACGCATTGCGGATCATCAGGCAGAAAAGAAAACAAAAGTGATTACCTGGCAGCGACTGAGTATTGCAGCAACGGCAGCAGTAATGTTTATCTCGGTGAGCGTGGTTTTCTGGATGAAAGAAGTCGCGCAGCAAAATCAGCTGGCTAAACAAGGAAAAGAAGTAGAAGTCAATTTAAATCCTGCCCCCGGAACGGTAGTTCCTGCGGATCAGGGCGCATTGGCAAAAAATAAAGCAGCAGCAAGTGCTGAAGTAACAGCAGCCGGATCACCGGCAGCAACAGCAGATGCAGTTGATAAAGAAGCAGTGATGACAGCAGCAGTTCAGGCCGCAAAGACGAACAGTTATGCTGCAAATACACAGAAAAAAACAAAAGCGGCCAGGAACAAGGAATTGATGTCGGCTCCTCAATCCTCAGATGCCCTTTCAAGTAATGCGGCGGCCAGTGATATCATCTCCAGCAATGTGGTCGCAAGTCCAAAAATGGCAAGAGCAGCAGAAAATGCCTACGCTAGTCCGATGGCAAAATCTATGCGTATAAGGACAGTTGAAGTTCCTATGATACAAGGAAAAGTAATTTCGGATGTAGATGGAAAACCCTTGTCGGGGGTCGCGGTACAAGCCATACCTGGAGCAGTAGGGGGTGTTGCAATCACAGGCATCAACGGAGAGTTCAAGATTCCTGCCGATAGTATTGGGAAAGTTTATACTGTAGTTTTGAGTCATCCTGGTTATACACCTGAACAAGTTGTGCTGCGGTTGAATGAGCCGCTGGGGATTACCTTGAGAAAAGAGTTGAGCCCTGTGGCCACCGCTAAGCCACTTGTTGGTTGGGCTAAATATGAGCAATATCTTCAGGAAAATAACCAGCTGACTAAAGAAGGTACCCTTGGGGCAACTTTAGAAATCAACTTTGCAATTGGAAAAGACGGTCGGCCTTACGATTTTAAAATACTCCGGACCTTTGGTGCGAAATATGAAAAAGAAGCCATCCGCTTAATCTCAGAAGGTCCAAAATGGGAGCTGCCTGCTGATCCTAAAGCAAGACTAAAGCTCGGCGTAAAGTTCTAA
- a CDS encoding RNA polymerase sigma factor, which translates to MKFIKNNTRIQEQDDAALIARYKVSGDLESLGQLYNKYMHLVFGVCLNYLKDEEQSKDAVMQIFEELVVKLKVHEVQNFKSWLHVLSRNYCLMAIRKNSKHTTVSMEDTFVENTEFVHLDLDDTKEEQLTVMERCMEKLPEEQRISVQLFYLEEKCYKEVADLTGYEMLKVKSYIQNGKRNLKICIEKNSGE; encoded by the coding sequence TTGAAATTTATTAAAAACAATACCAGAATTCAGGAGCAGGACGATGCTGCTTTGATTGCCCGATATAAAGTTAGCGGCGACCTGGAATCATTGGGCCAGCTTTACAATAAATACATGCACCTGGTATTTGGGGTTTGCCTCAATTACCTGAAAGATGAAGAGCAGAGTAAGGATGCGGTCATGCAGATCTTCGAAGAACTGGTGGTCAAACTGAAAGTTCATGAAGTCCAAAACTTCAAAAGCTGGCTTCATGTGCTCTCCAGAAATTACTGTTTAATGGCCATCCGAAAAAATTCCAAGCATACCACCGTTTCTATGGAGGATACTTTTGTGGAAAACACGGAATTTGTGCATCTTGATCTTGATGATACAAAGGAAGAGCAGCTGACTGTGATGGAACGGTGTATGGAGAAATTGCCGGAAGAGCAGCGCATTAGTGTGCAGTTGTTCTATCTGGAGGAGAAATGTTATAAAGAAGTTGCAGACCTTACCGGATATGAAATGTTGAAGGTGAAGAGTTATATCCAGAATGGAAAGCGGAACTTGAAAATTTGTATAGAAAAAAATAGTGGTGAATAA